A genomic segment from Opitutaceae bacterium encodes:
- a CDS encoding iron-containing alcohol dehydrogenase, translated as MNNFSYYNPVRIEFGRGTIAKLADLLEPNAKVLVVYGGGSIKQNGVYDQVMKALDGRSVVEFGGVEANPQYETLMRAVKVVRSKKIDFILAVGGGSVLDGVKFIAAAARFEGEAWDILEKRIPVAEAVALGAVLTLPATGSEMNTFAVISREETRQKLAFGSEACYPKFAILDPETTLSLPERQVANGIVDAFVHVLEQYLTYDLDTPLQDRQAEGILLTLIEQAERVLKDPKDYDTRANIMWAATQALNGLIGVGVAQDWATHMIGHELTAFFGIDHARTLAVVLPGLLRHQKEEKKGKLLQYAKRVWGLSGSNDAAVIELGIARTEAFFHKLGVPTRLIDHGVDLKQTEPIVARFSENRMRLGEREDIDAAAIGAILKLSA; from the coding sequence ATGAACAATTTTTCCTATTACAATCCGGTTCGGATAGAGTTCGGCCGGGGCACCATTGCGAAGTTGGCGGATCTTCTGGAGCCCAATGCAAAGGTTCTCGTCGTCTATGGCGGAGGATCGATCAAGCAGAACGGAGTCTACGACCAGGTCATGAAAGCCCTCGACGGGCGCTCCGTGGTGGAGTTCGGCGGGGTTGAGGCCAATCCTCAGTATGAGACCCTGATGCGGGCCGTTAAGGTCGTCCGCTCAAAGAAGATCGATTTCATTCTCGCGGTCGGGGGCGGTTCCGTTCTTGACGGCGTCAAGTTCATCGCCGCCGCCGCGCGCTTCGAGGGCGAAGCTTGGGATATCCTGGAAAAGCGGATACCCGTGGCGGAAGCGGTTGCTCTCGGTGCCGTCCTCACCTTGCCGGCCACGGGATCGGAGATGAATACTTTTGCAGTGATTTCCCGCGAGGAAACCAGGCAGAAACTGGCTTTTGGATCCGAGGCCTGCTATCCGAAATTCGCCATTCTTGACCCGGAGACAACCTTGTCCCTGCCGGAACGTCAGGTGGCCAACGGAATCGTCGATGCCTTTGTCCACGTGCTCGAGCAGTACCTGACCTACGACCTCGACACGCCACTCCAGGATCGCCAGGCGGAGGGAATTCTCCTGACCCTGATCGAGCAGGCGGAGCGGGTGTTGAAGGATCCAAAGGACTACGATACCCGGGCCAATATCATGTGGGCGGCGACTCAGGCGCTCAATGGATTGATCGGTGTCGGGGTGGCCCAGGATTGGGCGACTCACATGATCGGGCATGAACTTACCGCCTTCTTCGGAATCGATCACGCGCGGACTCTGGCCGTGGTCCTGCCGGGGTTGCTTCGGCACCAGAAGGAGGAGAAGAAAGGCAAGCTCCTGCAATATGCCAAGCGGGTATGGGGTCTGTCGGGGTCGAACGACGCGGCCGTCATCGAGTTGGGCATTGCCCGGACGGAGGCATTCTTCCACAAACTTGGGGTGCCGACACGGCTGATCGACCATGGGGTGGATCTCAAGCAGACCGAGCCCATCGTGGCGCGTTTCTCTGAAAACAGGATGCGTCTGGGCGAGCGTGAAGACATCGACGCGGCCGCGATCGGTGCCATTCTCAAACTGTCGGCCTGA